GACTGACTTGTAAAAACTTTCCAACAAGTAGTCGGTACATGAGGTGTTTGAGCGCAGTCACTTTGTTTCAATTCAAATACAACCCATCCCAATTGGATCGAAGTCGTGACACCGGTGTCAGGTGAGTTGAAGCGGTAACGTTGGCAACAAAATAAAGGTGGATGTTGTGGAGATTTTGTAGCAGTGTTTATGCTTTCTTGTAGGTTTTCCTGCTGTAAGAAAGTGGTAAGTATCAATGGTGAGTATTTTGGTAACGTTAactgtttgtccatatttgaggcTTGGGCCTCAGATTTGTTACTAGTCCCACTGGCTTTGTGAATGTGACGTGGTGGATGAAGTGGACATTGTTCCATGATAAGTATAAATGAATTCATTTAAAGGTAAGTATTAGTGTGAATGTGTGGAGCTTGCAACGTGTCATTTAATTTGAAGCTGCCATTTTTGGCttgttttgttgcatttaaaagTTCCATGCTTCAAAGATCACTGCTCCTCCATCTGAGGCGACGTCAGtgttgtaatgtttttatttgtcattacCTGGTGTTTGTGTAAGGCTCTTGGAAGTTAGTTTGAATGTTGAGCGTTTGCTGTTCTTGCATGGAGGTGAAATGTGGCATCTTAGCCATGCGATGAAATGAAGTTTTATTTGTGCGTTTAGTGTAATGGTTTATGTAAAGACGCATCAGTGCCTTGTATTGTTTGAAGCACCTGTTTGTGATGGGTGtggcacttttttattattatttatttatttatttttttctcctctctTCCCTAAAAGATATGATGTGGTACTGTCACTTTTCAGCCATGTTGCTTAAGCATGTTGGGTGGTGAATGTATAGTAATACAGCAGTATATGCAGGTGTTGACAATCCTAAAAGGAGCAATAgggtctttttttttgtttgttttaaatatggtAACGTAAGGTCCATTTAGATTTAATATATTGCACCCTTGCATCCAGTTCGTGCAGGTCCATAGTGACTGTTTGAGGTTGGTATGCAGGTGTGTGCTGGATGTAACGGATGTTTGATAGCTGTCCTTTGTTTGCTTCCTCAGAAGGTAAGCTTTGGGTCACAGGATAGGTCATTTATATAATGAAGCAGATTCTGTGTTTTTAATGTTCTTTAACATGAAGGCCTGCCATGTGTACAGATGGAAAGGTTAatggaaatgaataaaaatgaaatgtagcTTGTTTTTGTTGAAAGTGGATGTGATTTGAGTTGTGAACAGCCATTATATGGAGGATCATTTTCCACAGTGGaacttgtgtattattattattattattattattattattattattatttatttatttttttatgtttatttattttgtagtggTAAATGAACGGGCAGGGCCTGTATTTTGTAGGTAGAAAGTTTGCAATATATTTGTAGTGGTTTGCACAACATGGTTATTTGAAAATGGTTGGATAAAGAAATGTGAGTGACTgagatgtgtttttgtttgttttgcaggcTCTTGGAGGAATGTTATGGCATAAAGGACCCTTTCAGCCCAGAGAGAGAGAAGTTTGTGATTTTGGGATCCAAGTGCTCTCTGTGCAGCAAGACCGTGTGTGTGGGCACGGTACGTAGTAACGGCGACTCCCATAGAGAAGTGCAGCAGCGAAGTGGACTTGAAGATTACTTTTAGCGTATGAGTTGAATAAAGTGTGGTAAACATAACGTGACCTTGGACTCCTTTATTGTGCGTACTATATTACACAATGAATTGGGAGATGCAGCGACGTAGAAGATGCTTGTAAAGGGTCATTTAATTTGAATAGATTGTTTGTACATGAAGGTGTGAAATGTGCCTACAATGGGGTTTCTTTTTTGTAACGTTCCTGTTAATATTGAAAGAATTTTAGAGAGGAGCAGTTGTGTGCGAGGATTAGCATAAATGTAGTGATGTGCTGAAGATTTAGCTTTTAGTGGCTAGTCAAAGATGTGCTGCTTTTGCTGTAGGTCCTCCAGCAATAATTGAGCAGTACAGTACAGCACATGTTTGTAGCAGGTGTTAGCCATTTTATTGTGTAATAGAAATGATTTGTTACAatgttgtttgattttatttatttatttttccttttattatttattattattattaatttttgtttttgttggtgGTTACTTTGGTGTAATGTCAGCCTACTGCAAATATTGTTGTGGGAGCAAGTTTGTGTTAACTGCCATGATAGACTAAATTTAGAATTCATTCAAAGGCCAAAAAAGGTTGTTAATGTGGTACCCTGAAAAGTGGTTGAAATGTGATCACAGATGGCCAAATGAGGAATTGTTGTCCAGCCTGTTTTAGGCCTAAAGTAAgtattaaatgtgatttttagCGAGTGTGCGTATAGTCATAATGCAAGTGGTGAGTATTGAAATGTGGCGCAAATGCACCGTTAAATGTGTAAATGGTGTTAACGAGTAAGGAAAACGCACAAGTGAAGTGTACTTGAATAACTATAAAGTTGAAAATGTAGAAGAAAATGTGATAGTTGTCCAATAATCCGTTATGTTTACCacaagtatattaaaaaaaatgaaagcctGTAAGGAATTGACATAACATGTGTTGATTTGTAAAGTGAAatgatgttatttattttgttgtgtatTGTAAAGGTAATTATTTGTTCTTGATCAATTGTAAGAACACCAGCGTCATCATCGTGTATTTAAGGCaagattgtgtttgtttgttttttttttatttttttttatatacccTCCCCCTAGGGTTCAAAGTGTGAATGAAGCTGGGGCGGCAATATTTGTAAGTGTAATGGAGGTTTGTTACAACAAAGCTACATTTTTAGCTGCAAGAGAGAATGTAAAGAGGTGTAAGAATGGGCCAAAAGTAGAGGTGAAGTCTGTTTGATGAGCGGTGTAGTTTTGGCCTATACTTACACTTGATTACCATTTTCAGTGACAGCTGAAATGTAGCTATGACCTCTGCTTAGCTGCGTATGAAAGGTGGAATATCAAAGAAATTTGCACAACATTTCTTATTTGAAGTAATGATTAAGAGGATTTAAAATTGTGCTTTTTAAACACTTAATGCAGTAAGTTCTGCAaacttgaaaaaatatttttgtattacttAAAGAAATGAGTaccttaaatgatttaaaaaaaaaaaaaaaaaaaaacctttttaaggttGTGAGAAGCATTGACATAGTTGTGCTTTTTGGTAGTTGGTTCCTAGTTGACTTATTTTTCTCTCTCCTCCAGATCAGTTTGCGCTGAGCCATTAACCCATTTCAGAAGCTCTTGCATATATGAATGTATTTGTCCAAAATGTACAAGTAAAGTTTGATTTACCACTTTAATGTATGGCTTAATCACTTGTTTGAATTGTGGAGTAATAAAAAGATGGTGTAATGTTGTGTCAACGTATGTAGTAAGAATGTGATGAATTTCCAAGTGCTTGATGCTGCATTTGTGCTTCATTTATGGAGATGAATAAAGTGAGGTGATGAGTAACTGAAGTTACaatgtgtttataaaaaaaaaaaaaacaactataacATTTCGTAATGGACTTTATTCTTGACAGAACTGACATGCATTATCTTGCCTTAATTactcaattgtgtgtgtgtgttgtgatggcGTAATCACTAAGCTTGTTTGCTTTATCCACAGGAATGCAGTTTGTTCTACACTAAACGCTTCTGTTTGCCCTGCGTGCGGGATCACCTTCACCAGTTTCCAGAGCAGGTTCAGAATGAGCTGCTGAGGAAGAAGAGCACGTCCTCTTGATGTTTGTTTGATGTCATTTTTATCCAGTTATTATCCTAATATGTACGTTGTCTGACAAAATCCCTGTGATTTGCATGTTTTGATGTGCTGCCTTTTATGAAGCCAGTTTGAGCAGCAGAGCATCTGTTGAACGCCACCGTTTCTGGTGTTTGCAGTAATGCATATGACTAAATGTGTTGTAGGAAACAAGtatgaaataaacagtgtggATAAGAGAAGTCTGACTCGCTCGTCATGTTTGTACACGTCACTTTACTGAAGTGGTCATGATCCAACACATGACAGTTTTGTGTCTTTTCTGCGTACCTGTCGTAGGTGAGCCTAGAACCCATCGCtgaatgatctgaaaagtttAGTGATCCTGCACTACCCCTACACCAAGAGGGAGACCCGCTCACCTCCAGCCTTTTGAAGCCTTGAGTTGCACGAGCCTGTTGTGCACAAGTGCAAGtaaacaaatagaaatacaaGTTCCAAGTCATCATAAGTATTAGGagatctgtggctcagtggtatgAGCACTGGCACACCATGCCAGAAAGCGCTGGTTCAAGTACAGCAAGATCTCTGAAAGAAGATCAGATGGAGCCATGGGCCacacagacggatggatggatgcagcAGATGAATGGATCCATGGGGCACCAGAGTCAAGGAGCAGTCTGGATGGAGACAGCCAGCGGTGGATCAGGTGAAGGCAACCGGTGGTGGATCACACAGAGGACTGGACCAAAGGCGGAGCAACACAGGAAGGAAGGACACAACAGGTGGTGAGATGACACAGTGGAGCATAAACCCAGAAACCACCCAAAGAAAGAAGAAGGGGGGGCCGTGACCGTGGCCCCCCCCCGACGTTTCCAGGCGTTGATCCGCCGCGGTTATGCTTCAGAGGCTTCCAAAAGCAACCCCAAAAGTAGCTAAAAAAAGCCAAAATTACTtaacaaaaatttatttttgccaaataattatttaaaatactacTAGCactagcagcagcagcagcagcagcagcagcagcactagcagcagcagcagcaccaccagcaccaccagcaccaccaccaccaccaccaccaccaccaccacccaccaccaccaccaaccaaccaaccaacccacctaCCCACCTACCCATCCTCACACCAACCACTCCactcaataaataaattttacacttttttttttccccatacttACTTTAAATTCACAAAACACAATATTCCACAACTTTCTTTACATCACTCCAGTTTTAAAAGAACTTACTTAATCAAcggtatttctttatttaatgtggaaactttttttgtatttacttacttacaaatgtttttcataaacatcaaaaaaatacacattttgacaaaaaaaaaccttCCACATCAAATACACTGTTCATTCACTAACTCATCTTAAAACTACACTCACATACAAAAATTCAACATCAAGCTATTTTCCTCTGCAACtacaaaataaacacattcatCAAAAACACCtataaaaaaacatccacaaAGGCATCTTTCACAACCACTAGATGGCGATACAATCACATTTTAGACAAATTCCATTTACTGTTGTAGCAAACTTAACATCTCTCATTTCGCCTAAATCACTCAATGCATGTCTTTCTTTAACCACTCAACCTTCAACGattattatattaaacaataCTCACCATTAAATATCTACACACAACGAAAAAAACTGTTTTCCCAAATATCTGCATTACTAATAAACCAACTATGAGGTCACACTTTGCCGACAGATGGCATTTCAGCTGATGCTGCCCCGGCATATCTATCTCATTCTATTACAGATCTTTCGCATAAATTGCACGGACATACGAAATGTTTTCTTGAATACTGACAAGCCCCACACATCATTGTGCATCGCTGTTGCCATATCGCTACACCTCTTAAACATTCTGACGAACTCGCCTTTTAAACTGCAAACATTACACTTCTTCAATCGCCTTTATCCTAACGCTTCTTTCTCTCTGTAATTATTTGAACGCACA
This region of Danio aesculapii chromosome 4, fDanAes4.1, whole genome shotgun sequence genomic DNA includes:
- the cdpf1 gene encoding cysteine-rich DPF motif domain-containing protein 1 translates to MDLTEGSALGVFSCELCEVSCPYSFYGQKPPNTRAIVLLEECYGIKDPFSPEREKFVILGSKCSLCSKTVCVGTECSLFYTKRFCLPCVRDHLHQFPEQVQNELLRKKSTSS